One window of uncultured Methanoregula sp. genomic DNA carries:
- the cbiB gene encoding adenosylcobinamide-phosphate synthase CbiB, producing MVPPGIVLAALVLCAALVVDRLIGDPHSAYHPVALLGRFIGWWGKPSLYSPGWQRIAGVLFWFLTVAIFALPFFLFSALAPWYVYLVFAPFLLKCCFAWRSLEEHTLSVVTAVWDGVENGREKVKLLVSRDTAALDREHILSAGYESMTENLTDSIISPLSFFLVFGLAGAAVYRAANTMDAMLGYRDERERIGWCPARMDDILNFIPARITVLLLLVYFGLKGRFGPAWRIMRRDGYRRPGFNGGIVMAAMAGGVGIRFEKPGVYSIGDGDRTLDEGGAGILQAARAVTFMFAIFACCALFLLGSLINSTRI from the coding sequence ATGGTACCGCCAGGAATAGTGCTCGCCGCCCTCGTTCTGTGTGCTGCGCTGGTTGTGGACCGTCTCATTGGCGACCCGCACTCGGCATACCATCCCGTTGCCCTTCTCGGCCGGTTCATCGGGTGGTGGGGAAAACCCTCTCTCTATTCCCCCGGGTGGCAGCGCATTGCCGGGGTCCTTTTCTGGTTTCTGACCGTTGCCATCTTTGCTCTGCCGTTCTTTCTCTTCTCGGCTCTTGCCCCCTGGTATGTGTACCTGGTTTTTGCCCCGTTCCTGCTGAAATGCTGTTTTGCCTGGCGATCCCTTGAGGAGCATACGCTCTCGGTGGTGACGGCAGTGTGGGATGGTGTTGAAAACGGCAGGGAAAAGGTAAAGCTCCTTGTCTCCCGCGATACAGCTGCCCTTGACAGGGAGCATATCCTCTCGGCAGGTTACGAGTCCATGACAGAGAACCTGACAGACAGTATCATCTCCCCGCTCTCCTTTTTCCTGGTCTTCGGTCTTGCGGGGGCAGCGGTTTACCGTGCCGCAAATACCATGGATGCGATGCTCGGGTACCGGGACGAACGCGAACGGATCGGCTGGTGCCCGGCCCGGATGGACGATATCCTCAATTTTATCCCGGCCCGGATCACGGTCCTGCTCCTGCTCGTGTATTTTGGCCTGAAGGGCAGGTTCGGCCCCGCGTGGAGGATCATGCGGCGGGACGGGTACAGGCGCCCGGGATTCAATGGTGGAATCGTCATGGCTGCCATGGCCGGCGGAGTGGGGATACGGTTCGAGAAGCCGGGCGTTTATTCTATCGGTGATGGCGACCGGACGCTTGATGAAGGTGGTGCCGGTATCCTCCAGGCCGCCCGGGCGGTCACGTTTATGTTTGCAATTTTTGCCTGTTGCGCACTGTTTTTATTGGGATCCTTGATCAATAGTACACGTATATGA